Genomic DNA from Candidatus Sphingomonas phytovorans:
GCATGACGGCCCGAAGCTCAGGGGTGCTTCATGTCGTCCATGGCCATCGGCTTGGCACCCTCGGCCGCCCTGAGGCTGGTGTCGCCCTGCGCCAGCACCACCGCGACATTCTGCATCATGCCGTTATCCTCATGGTCGAGGATGTGGCAGTGGAGCACGAACTCGCCGATATAGCGCTGGTAGCGGGTCCGCACCTTCACCGTGTAATAGCCGCCCGGCACCTTCGGCGCGAGGCTCTTGATCCACAGCGTGTCCTTCCACACGCCCTCAAGCCCGGCATATTGCGGATCGACCTTACCGTCCGCATCATCGATCGAGCCAGGCGCGCTGACATCCTTGCCGCTAGGATCGGTGATCGAGACGATCTGGAACGGATTGACGTGGATGTGGAACGGATGGCCGACATAGTGCGACTGCATGGTCCATTCGTCGACCCCGCCCAGGATGAGCTGGCGATCGATCCGGTTCGGATCATATGGCCGCGTATCGGCGGTCTTCAGCGTGTTGCCGACCTCGAACTTGGTGTCGTTTGGGTCCTTCGTATCGATGAAGAAGGTCAGTTCCTGCGTGCCCGTCACCTCGCTCGGCGCGATATCGGGATGCGGCGTGAACTGGGTGAATTTCAGCCCGTTCTTGAGATCGGCGACAATCGCCGGCTTCACCACGGGCGGCATCGCCTGGTCCGCGCGCGCGACCAGCGCGTTGGTCAGATAGGTCGTGATATCGGGCACCGACGTGCCGGGGTCGACCGTCACCGTTCCCATCAGCCGCGGGCCGGGCGTATCGCCATTGACTGATCCTGCCCCCGGTGAGGATGTGTCGATCAGGCAATAGCGGCCTGCCTCGGGGAAGACGACCAGCGCGTCGAAGCGATAGCCCGGCTGGAAGGTCGCGACCCTGGTCGCCTGCGCAGCGCCCATGGTGAGCCCGTCCGCCGCGATCAGGGTGTAGGGGATCGCCTCGCCGGTGCAGCTCTGCCTGATGAATTTCTCCTCCGCCGCCTCGGTCAGCTTCGCGCCGATCTGGGCGTTGGGCTTCATCTTCACCAGCGTCATGCTGATCGTGTCGCGCACCCCGGCATGGATCATCCGCCAGCGCTCGACATCGCCCTGCTTCGTATGGAAGGTCGGCAGGACCACGCCGTTGAGCGTGGTGTAGCGACCCGACTTGCCCCATTGGCCCGGCGCGAACAGGTCGTAATCGTCGATCTTGCCGACATCGCCGGGGTCGCACCGGTACGTGCCGTCCTTGTTGACCTTGATCGGGCCCGGCTTGCCGTCCTTGCCCGGCTCGCGGCAGGCATATTGGATCTGCTGCATCACCAGCACGCGCTCCGTCATGCCCTTCACCAGCGTATCGATGTCGCCATGCGCCGCCCTGCTCGGCAGGCGGTTGCCGCGCACGATCAGCGCGCCGGCCATGCCGCTCGACACCTGGAGCGCGGTCGAGCCGTGGCGATGGGTGTGGTACCAGAAGGTGCCTGACGGATGATCGCCCGGGATGTTGTATTCGTACTGGAAGCTGACGCCGGGGTTGATCGACAGCAGCACATTGTCGCCATTGCCCGACGGGTTCACCCACAGGCCATGGGTGTGGAGATTGGTGCCGTTGAAGCAATGCGGCTTGTCCGGATTATGGTCCATCGCCGCATGGCCGGTCATCGGCGCGCAGCTCGGATCGCCCGGCAGCTTGTTGTTGAGATTGACCCGGATCGTGTCGCCCGGCTTCACCTCGATCGTCGGCGACACATAGGGCGTGGTCGGATCGACATCGGTGCCGTTGTAGCTGCGCAGATTGACCTTGTCGTAGACCCCGGTCGCCGGATTGAAGATCTGGCCGTCGGTATAGACCACGTCGAGATCGAGGATGCTTTCGTGCGGCGCCGCGCCGGGCGTCGGCACCGCCGCCATCACCAGCTTCTCCGCGGCGGGCAGGCCCGGCGTCTCGGGCGCCAGCACGCGCGGATTGCCCAGCGCGCGCTCCGCCGTCTGCGCCGCGAGCGGTGCCGCGACGAAGGCCGTGAGGCTGATCGTGGCGAATAGGCAGGCGCGAACGCGCCCGGTCGTCCGGAAACCTGTCATGACCTCACCCCTTTTCATAGCGCCCCGCTATCCGGGCCACGTGTGCGCGACCGGGGTGAATCCGTCGAGAAAGGACGATGCCGATTCGGTTCAATCTTCGACCGGCTATCCGGCCGCGACCGTCCCGGGTGCCGAATCGAGATCGCGCAGATCCCCGCCGCGCGTCTCGCGGCCGAACCAGGCGACCAGGCCCAACGCAAGCACCGCCGGCGCCATGATGACCGCCGCCGCCAGCCCCATGGTCGGGATCAGCGCGGCGATGCTCAGCCCCTGCGCCAGCAATCCGCCTGCCTTGGTGCAGGCGGCGACCCAGCCGGTCGCCCGCCCGCGGACACGCAGCGGGAAGCTCTCCGCCGTATAAGGCAGCAGGATCGCGAGGATGCCGTTCGACCCGACGAT
This window encodes:
- a CDS encoding multicopper oxidase domain-containing protein, translating into MTGFRTTGRVRACLFATISLTAFVAAPLAAQTAERALGNPRVLAPETPGLPAAEKLVMAAVPTPGAAPHESILDLDVVYTDGQIFNPATGVYDKVNLRSYNGTDVDPTTPYVSPTIEVKPGDTIRVNLNNKLPGDPSCAPMTGHAAMDHNPDKPHCFNGTNLHTHGLWVNPSGNGDNVLLSINPGVSFQYEYNIPGDHPSGTFWYHTHRHGSTALQVSSGMAGALIVRGNRLPSRAAHGDIDTLVKGMTERVLVMQQIQYACREPGKDGKPGPIKVNKDGTYRCDPGDVGKIDDYDLFAPGQWGKSGRYTTLNGVVLPTFHTKQGDVERWRMIHAGVRDTISMTLVKMKPNAQIGAKLTEAAEEKFIRQSCTGEAIPYTLIAADGLTMGAAQATRVATFQPGYRFDALVVFPEAGRYCLIDTSSPGAGSVNGDTPGPRLMGTVTVDPGTSVPDITTYLTNALVARADQAMPPVVKPAIVADLKNGLKFTQFTPHPDIAPSEVTGTQELTFFIDTKDPNDTKFEVGNTLKTADTRPYDPNRIDRQLILGGVDEWTMQSHYVGHPFHIHVNPFQIVSITDPSGKDVSAPGSIDDADGKVDPQYAGLEGVWKDTLWIKSLAPKVPGGYYTVKVRTRYQRYIGEFVLHCHILDHEDNGMMQNVAVVLAQGDTSLRAAEGAKPMAMDDMKHP